The Pseudomonas azotoformans genome has a segment encoding these proteins:
- a CDS encoding response regulator, with translation MTPASSVDEKSFRNLLSRNVALPLGVGVLSAVFFVCLITYLLTVIQWVEHTDRVINNLNESSKLTVDLETGMRGFLITGDEHFLDPYEVAKPRIIADLRNLQELVSDNPQQVDRLKRLEALQIEWNKYAQSMIDMQRESGDYRSAVKAGRGKRLTDEIRKEYDDAVAMEQQFRITRNEEVTRTTVVSVTLYLAFVLGLSGFLAYIGRKNLISLSESYSANLASQQKIARRLEQQAWLRNGQTELAEQVLGQLTLNMLGRNILQFFAQYMGSAVAALYVREEHGGLKRVATYGFSREQEQKEQSIYSDEGIVGQAAQLDRLIRLDDVPVDYFKVSSGLGEGSTRSVLVMPTSDDDRVNGVIELGFLRPLEERDVELLELIAGNIGTSIEAARYRQRLQEVLAETQQLNEELQVQQEELKTANEELEEQSRILKESQAHLETQQAELEQTNEQLAEQTETLAQQRDAMDRKNAELSQAQLELEDRADELQRSSKYKSEFLANMSHELRTPLNSSLILAKLLAENPQENLSAEQVKFAESIYSAGNDLLNLINDILDISKVEAGKLEMRPENSSVARLVDGLRGMFEPLAADRKLGFQVEVQAGAPGMLFTDRQRLEQILKNLLSNAVKFTEQGEVSLSVSRAPGEGIAFTVRDSGIGIAPDQQESIFEAFRQADGTTNRRYGGTGLGLSISRDLATLLGGYISVTSEPGKGSIFTLVLPEQYVEREEDAAPIEQPRQVVVAPAPTPVKVSPLPVADTQQIPRFADDRDKAPFTTRCILVVEDEPNFARILFDLAHELGYNCLVAHGADEGYSLAEEYVPDAILLDMRLPDHSGLTVLQRLKEHANTRHIPVHVISVEDRVEAAMHMGAIGYAVKPTTREELKDVFARLEAKLTQKVKRVLLVEDDDLQRDSIARLIGDDDIEITDVGYAQAALDLLRTNIYDCMIIDLKLPDMLGNELLKRMATEDICSFPPVIVYTGRNLTRDEEAELRKYSRSIIIKGARSPERLLDEVTLFLHKVESQLSHDRQKMLKTARSRDKVFEGRKILLVDDDVRNIFALTSALEHKGAVVVIGRNGREAIDKLNEVDDIDLVLMDVMMPEMDGYEATALIRQDPRWKKLPIIAVTAKAMKDDQERCLAAGSNDYLAKPIDLDRLFSLIRVWLPKMERI, from the coding sequence ATGACCCCTGCGTCGTCCGTCGATGAAAAGAGCTTTCGTAACCTCCTGAGCCGAAACGTCGCGCTGCCCCTGGGTGTAGGCGTGCTCAGTGCGGTGTTTTTCGTCTGCCTGATCACCTACCTGTTGACGGTGATCCAGTGGGTCGAACACACCGACCGGGTGATCAATAACCTCAATGAGTCGTCCAAGCTGACGGTGGACCTTGAGACCGGCATGCGCGGTTTCCTGATCACCGGTGACGAGCATTTCCTCGACCCTTACGAGGTGGCCAAGCCGCGCATCATTGCCGATTTGCGTAATTTGCAGGAGTTGGTGTCGGATAACCCGCAGCAAGTGGATCGTTTAAAGCGCCTGGAAGCCCTGCAAATCGAGTGGAACAAATACGCTCAGTCGATGATTGATATGCAGCGTGAGAGCGGTGACTACCGCAGCGCAGTCAAGGCGGGTCGTGGCAAGCGCCTGACGGACGAGATCCGCAAGGAATACGACGACGCTGTGGCGATGGAACAGCAGTTCCGCATCACCCGCAATGAAGAAGTCACCCGCACTACCGTGGTCAGCGTCACCCTGTACCTGGCATTTGTGCTCGGCCTGAGTGGTTTTCTGGCATACATTGGGCGTAAGAATTTAATTTCATTATCAGAGAGTTACAGCGCAAACCTCGCGTCGCAACAGAAGATTGCACGGCGCCTGGAGCAACAAGCGTGGTTGCGTAACGGCCAGACTGAACTGGCAGAACAAGTGCTCGGCCAGCTCACGCTGAACATGCTGGGCCGCAACATCCTGCAATTCTTTGCCCAGTACATGGGCTCAGCCGTCGCCGCGCTGTACGTGCGTGAAGAGCACGGCGGGCTCAAACGTGTCGCCACTTATGGTTTCTCCCGCGAGCAGGAGCAGAAGGAACAGTCGATCTACAGCGACGAGGGCATCGTTGGGCAAGCAGCCCAGCTGGATCGCCTGATTCGCCTGGACGATGTGCCGGTGGACTACTTCAAGGTCAGCTCCGGCCTGGGCGAAGGTTCGACCCGCAGCGTGCTGGTGATGCCGACCAGTGACGATGACCGCGTCAACGGTGTGATCGAACTGGGCTTCCTGCGTCCTCTGGAAGAACGTGACGTCGAGCTGCTGGAGCTGATCGCCGGGAATATCGGCACCTCCATCGAAGCCGCCCGTTATCGCCAGCGCCTGCAGGAAGTGCTGGCCGAGACTCAGCAGCTCAACGAAGAGCTGCAAGTGCAGCAAGAAGAACTCAAGACCGCCAACGAAGAGCTTGAAGAACAATCGCGCATCCTCAAGGAATCCCAGGCCCACCTGGAAACCCAACAGGCCGAATTGGAGCAGACCAACGAGCAGTTGGCCGAACAGACCGAAACCCTGGCCCAGCAACGCGACGCCATGGACCGCAAGAACGCTGAACTCAGCCAGGCGCAGCTCGAACTGGAAGACCGTGCCGACGAGTTGCAACGTTCCAGCAAGTACAAGTCCGAATTCCTCGCCAACATGTCCCATGAGCTGCGCACACCGCTGAACAGCTCGCTGATCCTGGCCAAATTGCTGGCGGAGAACCCCCAGGAAAACCTCAGCGCCGAACAGGTCAAGTTTGCCGAGTCGATCTATTCCGCCGGCAATGACCTGCTCAACCTGATCAACGACATCCTGGATATCTCCAAGGTCGAGGCCGGCAAGCTGGAAATGCGTCCGGAAAATTCCAGCGTGGCACGTCTGGTCGATGGCCTGCGTGGCATGTTCGAACCGCTGGCGGCGGATCGCAAGCTGGGCTTCCAAGTGGAAGTGCAGGCAGGCGCGCCGGGCATGCTGTTCACCGATCGCCAGCGCCTGGAGCAGATCCTCAAGAACCTGCTGTCCAACGCGGTCAAGTTCACCGAACAGGGCGAAGTCAGCCTGTCGGTGTCCCGTGCACCGGGGGAGGGCATTGCCTTTACCGTGCGCGATTCCGGCATCGGTATTGCGCCGGACCAGCAGGAAAGCATCTTCGAAGCCTTCCGCCAAGCGGATGGCACCACCAACCGTCGCTACGGCGGCACGGGCCTCGGCCTGTCGATTTCGCGTGATTTGGCGACCTTGCTGGGAGGCTACATCAGCGTGACCAGCGAGCCAGGCAAAGGCAGTATTTTCACGCTGGTCCTGCCGGAACAGTATGTCGAGCGCGAAGAAGACGCTGCCCCCATCGAGCAACCGCGCCAAGTCGTGGTGGCGCCTGCGCCGACGCCCGTGAAGGTGTCGCCATTGCCGGTGGCCGACACCCAGCAGATCCCGCGCTTTGCCGACGACCGCGACAAGGCACCCTTCACCACGCGATGCATCCTGGTAGTGGAAGACGAGCCCAACTTCGCCCGCATCCTCTTCGACCTGGCCCACGAGCTGGGCTACAACTGCTTGGTGGCCCACGGCGCGGACGAAGGCTACAGCCTGGCCGAAGAATACGTCCCCGACGCGATCCTGCTGGACATGCGCCTGCCGGACCATTCCGGGCTGACGGTGCTGCAACGCCTGAAAGAACACGCCAACACCCGGCACATCCCGGTGCATGTGATTTCCGTGGAAGACCGCGTCGAAGCCGCCATGCACATGGGCGCCATTGGTTATGCGGTCAAACCGACCACCCGCGAAGAACTCAAGGACGTGTTTGCGCGCCTGGAAGCCAAGCTGACCCAGAAGGTCAAGCGTGTGCTGCTGGTGGAAGACGATGACCTGCAGCGCGACAGCATTGCCCGCCTGATCGGCGACGATGACATCGAGATCACCGACGTCGGCTACGCCCAGGCCGCCCTGGACCTGCTGCGCACGAATATCTACGACTGCATGATCATCGACCTCAAGCTGCCGGACATGCTCGGCAACGAGCTGCTCAAGCGCATGGCGACTGAAGATATCTGCTCGTTCCCGCCGGTGATCGTCTACACCGGGCGCAACCTGACCCGCGATGAAGAGGCCGAGCTGCGCAAGTATTCGCGCTCGATCATCATCAAGGGCGCCCGCTCGCCGGAGCGCCTGCTGGATGAAGTCACACTCTTTCTGCACAAAGTCGAATCCCAGCTGTCCCATGACCGCCAGAAGATGCTCAAGACCGCGCGCAGCCGCGACAAGGTCTTCGAGGGGCGTAAAATCCTGCTGGTGGACGACGATGTACGCAACATCTTCGCCCTGACCAGCGCCCTGGAGCACAAAGGCGCCGTGGTGGTGATCGGGCGTAACGGCCGTGAAGCCATCGATAAACTCAATGAAGTCGATGATATCGACCTGGTGTTGATGGACGTGATGATGCCGGAAATGGACGGTTACGAGGCCACTGCCTTGATCCGCCAGGACCCGCGCTGGAAGAAGCTGCCGATCATTGCGGTGACGGCCAAGGCCATGAAGGACGATCAGGAACGCTGCCTGGCAGCGGGCTCCAATGATTACCTGGCCAAGCCGATCGATCTTGACCGTCTGTTCTCACTGATTCGCGTCTGGTTGCCAAAGATGGAACGCATTTAA
- a CDS encoding vWA domain-containing protein, whose protein sequence is MWQLDYPWLLLMLPMPWLAYRYLPVYREARSAVRVPFFGGMRQAVGEASNRSARTHRSQLLLNLLVWALLVLAVARPVWVEKPIERQQPVRDLMLAIDISQSMETEDFTDANGHKIDRLAAVKQVVHGFIQQRKNDRIGLILFGSGAYPQAPLTLDHASLSLLLDDSGIGMAGPNTAIGDAIGLGLKLLDQAHEPEKVLILLTDGNDTSSAITADHAADMAAAKGVIIHTIGIGDPQASGEAKVNLNALQDIASATGGHYFRAEDRDSLDQVYATLDRITPHQVKTLSHQPKRDLFWWPLCAALIVLVVYHLIAAMWPHRWKRERADGLQ, encoded by the coding sequence ATGTGGCAGCTTGACTATCCCTGGCTGCTATTGATGCTGCCGATGCCGTGGTTGGCCTACCGCTACCTGCCGGTGTATCGCGAAGCGCGCAGTGCGGTGCGCGTGCCGTTTTTCGGCGGCATGCGCCAGGCGGTCGGTGAAGCGTCTAACCGCAGCGCCCGGACTCATCGCAGCCAGTTGCTGCTCAATCTGCTGGTGTGGGCGTTGCTGGTGCTGGCGGTCGCCCGGCCGGTCTGGGTGGAAAAACCCATCGAACGCCAACAACCGGTGCGCGACCTGATGCTGGCCATCGATATCTCCCAATCCATGGAAACCGAGGACTTTACCGACGCCAACGGCCACAAGATCGACCGCCTGGCCGCCGTCAAACAGGTGGTGCATGGCTTTATCCAGCAGCGCAAGAACGACCGTATCGGCCTGATCCTGTTCGGCAGCGGCGCCTACCCCCAGGCCCCCTTGACCCTCGACCATGCCAGCCTATCGCTGTTATTGGACGACAGCGGCATCGGCATGGCCGGGCCGAACACCGCTATCGGCGACGCCATTGGCCTTGGCCTCAAGCTGCTGGACCAGGCCCATGAACCGGAAAAAGTGCTGATCCTGCTCACCGATGGCAATGACACCAGCAGTGCAATCACTGCGGACCACGCCGCCGACATGGCCGCTGCCAAGGGCGTGATCATCCACACCATCGGCATCGGCGACCCGCAGGCCAGCGGCGAAGCCAAGGTCAACCTCAACGCCTTGCAAGACATTGCCAGCGCCACCGGCGGGCATTACTTCCGTGCCGAGGACCGCGACAGCCTGGATCAGGTCTACGCCACGCTCGACAGGATCACACCGCATCAGGTGAAAACCCTCAGCCATCAGCCCAAGCGCGACCTGTTCTGGTGGCCGCTGTGTGCCGCGCTGATCGTGTTGGTGGTGTATCACCTGATCGCCGCGATGTGGCCGCATCGATGGAAACGGGAGCGTGCTGATGGACTTCAGTGA
- a CDS encoding response regulator, with translation MSAVTSTILVVEDDAIVRMLIVDVLEELEFSVLEAADAEEALAVVQNAAQVIDLMMTDVGLPDMDGKQLATKVRELRPALPILFASGYAENIDVPAGMQVIAKPFSIDQLRDKVKSMLPTA, from the coding sequence ATGTCCGCAGTCACCTCCACCATCCTTGTCGTCGAAGACGATGCCATCGTGCGCATGCTGATCGTCGATGTCCTGGAGGAGTTGGAATTCAGTGTCTTGGAGGCTGCCGATGCTGAAGAAGCGCTGGCAGTGGTGCAAAACGCCGCTCAGGTGATCGACCTGATGATGACCGACGTCGGCCTGCCGGACATGGACGGCAAGCAACTGGCAACCAAAGTGCGTGAGTTGCGCCCTGCACTGCCCATCCTGTTCGCCAGCGGTTATGCCGAAAATATCGACGTGCCTGCCGGCATGCAGGTGATCGCCAAACCGTTCTCGATCGATCAATTACGCGACAAAGTCAAATCGATGCTGCCCACCGCCTGA
- a CDS encoding DUF1254 domain-containing protein: MIGKPTRLLLASLSILMSTGAWADFTATPSEARAIAKEAYLYGFPVVEMYKTLYTQAVDKGGANFKAPFNQIGNTAQVFTPKDTAFVTPNSDTPYSFVWMDLRREPLVLTLPKIEDNRYYSVQLIDLYTQNFAYLGTRSTGNNGGHYMIAGPDWKGQQPVDVDRVVYSESNIAYALYRTQLFDDKDLGKVKQIQSGYKVQALSSYVKQAAPAKAPKIEWPKPMASMTEGPQLFRYLNFMLTFAAPQDSEKDLLARFAKIGIAPGAPFKLKGLTAEQRKALEDGISDARAEFAAFKKDKVDTHQVSSGDLFGSRDRLKNNYLYRYAGADMGIFGNSTDEAAYLSYFVDSEGKPANGARHSYTVHFAKDQLPPADAFWSLTMYDAKTKLLVPNHKKRYLINSRMLPNLKRDADGGLTLALQHHEPPKAEQSNWLPAPPGPFYAVLRIYLPKPEVGNGQWKLPPLTPLK, translated from the coding sequence ATGATTGGAAAACCGACGCGCCTGCTGTTGGCGAGCCTCTCGATACTCATGAGTACCGGCGCCTGGGCCGACTTCACGGCCACTCCGAGCGAGGCCCGGGCGATTGCCAAGGAAGCCTATCTGTATGGCTTTCCGGTGGTGGAAATGTACAAGACGCTCTACACCCAGGCCGTTGACAAGGGCGGTGCCAACTTCAAGGCGCCGTTCAACCAGATCGGCAACACCGCGCAAGTGTTCACCCCCAAGGACACGGCGTTCGTCACCCCCAACTCCGACACGCCCTACTCGTTCGTCTGGATGGACCTGCGCCGCGAACCCCTGGTGCTGACCCTGCCCAAGATCGAGGACAACCGCTACTACTCGGTGCAGTTGATCGACCTGTACACGCAAAACTTCGCTTACCTGGGCACCCGCAGTACCGGCAACAACGGCGGCCATTACATGATCGCAGGCCCGGACTGGAAGGGTCAGCAGCCCGTGGACGTGGATCGAGTGGTCTACAGTGAAAGCAATATCGCCTATGCCCTGTACCGCACGCAGTTGTTCGACGACAAAGACTTGGGCAAGGTCAAGCAGATCCAGAGCGGCTACAAAGTCCAGGCGCTGAGCAGTTATGTGAAGCAGGCCGCGCCGGCCAAGGCGCCAAAGATCGAATGGCCCAAGCCAATGGCGTCCATGACCGAAGGCCCGCAGCTGTTCCGCTACCTGAACTTCATGCTGACCTTCGCCGCGCCCCAGGACAGCGAAAAAGACCTGCTGGCGCGTTTCGCCAAGATCGGTATCGCCCCCGGTGCGCCGTTCAAGCTCAAGGGCTTGACCGCCGAACAACGCAAAGCCCTGGAAGACGGCATCTCCGATGCGCGCGCTGAGTTTGCGGCGTTCAAGAAGGATAAGGTCGACACCCACCAAGTCAGCAGCGGTGACCTGTTCGGCAGCCGGGATCGCCTGAAAAACAACTACTTGTACCGCTACGCCGGTGCCGACATGGGTATTTTCGGCAACTCCACCGATGAAGCCGCGTACCTCAGCTACTTCGTCGACAGCGAAGGCAAGCCGGCCAATGGCGCACGCCACAGCTACACCGTGCACTTTGCCAAGGACCAACTGCCGCCTGCCGACGCGTTCTGGTCGCTGACCATGTACGACGCCAAGACCAAGCTGCTGGTGCCCAATCACAAGAAACGCTACCTGATCAACTCGCGGATGTTGCCCAACCTCAAGCGTGATGCCGATGGCGGCCTGACCTTGGCCCTGCAACACCACGAGCCACCTAAAGCCGAACAGAGCAACTGGTTGCCGGCCCCACCGGGCCCGTTCTACGCGGTATTGCGCATTTACCTGCCCAAGCCTGAGGTCGGTAATGGTCAATGGAAACTGCCACCCTTGACCCCGCTCAAGTAA
- a CDS encoding DUF58 domain-containing protein, protein MNADGFVYVSLAQLMALQFQARDLSFVARQPQGSILAGNHASRLRGRGLNFDELRRYQPGDDLRHLDWRASLRTGKPVVRTFTEERDRPALIVVDQRMSMFFGSVRSFKSAVAAELGALAAWMVFNAGDRVGGLVFNDQRVDSVAPLRSRKRVEALCSHIAQQNAELTASNPDHEGDGQLDKVLQQCLAVAGHDHLICLVSDFAGAGPRTLQLMQQLSAHNDVIALQVYDPLALNVPSRGQLRVTQGQLQVELAVDQRQVRQPLGDFLGGRLKDVANLLRRSQVPLLMISTALPAADQLRSELGKRR, encoded by the coding sequence ATGAACGCCGACGGGTTTGTCTACGTCAGCCTGGCGCAATTGATGGCCTTGCAGTTCCAGGCCCGCGACCTGAGCTTTGTCGCGCGTCAGCCCCAGGGCAGCATCCTGGCGGGTAACCATGCGTCACGCCTGCGCGGCCGAGGCCTGAATTTCGATGAGTTGCGCCGCTACCAGCCGGGCGATGACCTGCGTCATCTGGATTGGCGCGCGTCGCTGCGCACCGGCAAACCGGTGGTGCGCACCTTTACCGAAGAGCGCGACCGCCCGGCGCTGATCGTGGTGGACCAGCGCATGTCGATGTTTTTCGGCTCGGTGCGCAGCTTCAAATCCGCCGTCGCCGCAGAGTTGGGCGCGCTGGCGGCGTGGATGGTGTTTAACGCCGGGGATCGGGTCGGCGGCCTGGTGTTCAACGACCAGCGTGTCGACAGTGTGGCGCCCTTGCGCAGCCGCAAACGCGTGGAAGCCTTGTGCAGTCACATCGCTCAGCAAAATGCCGAGTTGACGGCGAGTAATCCCGACCATGAAGGCGATGGCCAGTTGGACAAGGTCTTGCAGCAATGCCTGGCCGTGGCCGGGCACGACCACCTGATCTGCCTGGTCAGCGATTTTGCCGGCGCCGGGCCGCGTACCTTGCAACTGATGCAGCAACTGTCAGCGCACAACGACGTGATCGCGTTGCAGGTGTATGACCCGTTGGCACTCAATGTGCCCAGCCGTGGACAGCTGCGGGTCACCCAGGGCCAGTTGCAGGTGGAACTGGCGGTGGACCAGCGGCAGGTGCGCCAACCCCTGGGGGATTTTCTCGGCGGACGCTTGAAGGATGTCGCTAACCTGCTGCGCCGCAGCCAAGTACCACTGCTGATGATCAGCACCGCCCTGCCCGCCGCCGATCAGTTGCGCAGTGAACTGGGGAAGCGTCGGTGA
- a CDS encoding AAA family ATPase — MTALNDLNALQASMAESVLGQDQVIRQILLGLLANGHLLLESLPGLAKTRTVKALARHLDAKMSRIQFTPDLLPSDITGAEVLHQVDGQNQIRFQPGPLFGNLILADEINRAPAKVQAALLEAMEERQITVAGASHPLPELFIVVATQNPIEQEGTYPLPEAQMDRFVMKLLLDYPSAANESQVLRLLREEEQASVTQAVQGFTLAQEVIFAARQEVSAIQVSPAIDRYLIDLINATRHPADYDADLARWISLGASPRGGIGLDRCARADAWLQGQAFVTPDNVQAVAHPVLRHRLQLSYDAVADGVTADQVLDRLLSKVAIPA; from the coding sequence ATGACCGCACTCAATGATTTGAACGCCCTGCAAGCGAGCATGGCCGAAAGCGTGCTCGGCCAGGACCAGGTGATCCGCCAGATCCTTCTCGGCCTGCTCGCCAACGGCCATCTGCTGCTGGAAAGCCTCCCTGGGCTGGCCAAAACCCGCACAGTCAAGGCCCTGGCCCGGCACCTGGACGCCAAGATGAGTCGCATCCAGTTCACTCCGGACCTGCTGCCCTCGGACATCACCGGCGCCGAAGTACTGCACCAGGTCGATGGCCAGAACCAGATCCGGTTCCAACCCGGCCCGCTGTTCGGCAACCTGATCCTCGCCGATGAAATCAACCGCGCACCGGCCAAGGTCCAGGCGGCCTTGCTGGAAGCCATGGAAGAACGGCAAATCACCGTGGCCGGCGCCAGTCACCCTCTGCCGGAACTGTTTATCGTGGTGGCCACGCAAAACCCCATCGAACAGGAAGGCACTTACCCACTGCCGGAAGCCCAGATGGACCGCTTTGTGATGAAGCTGTTGCTGGACTACCCCAGCGCCGCCAACGAAAGCCAGGTGTTGCGCCTGTTGCGCGAAGAAGAACAGGCGTCAGTTACCCAGGCGGTCCAGGGCTTTACCTTGGCGCAGGAGGTGATTTTTGCCGCACGCCAGGAAGTCAGCGCGATCCAGGTGTCGCCGGCCATCGACCGCTATCTGATCGATCTGATCAACGCCACCCGCCACCCCGCCGACTACGACGCCGACCTGGCGCGCTGGATCAGCCTCGGCGCCAGCCCCCGTGGCGGCATTGGCCTGGACCGCTGCGCGCGGGCCGATGCCTGGTTGCAAGGCCAGGCCTTTGTCACGCCGGACAACGTGCAGGCCGTCGCCCATCCGGTGCTGCGCCATCGCCTGCAATTGAGTTATGACGCGGTGGCGGATGGCGTGACGGCTGATCAGGTGCTTGACCGGCTGCTCAGCAAAGTGGCGATTCCCGCATGA
- a CDS encoding DUF4381 domain-containing protein, translated as MSRHVPSIEQLTELSLPAPVSYWPQTWGWGVLLGVVVLALLVLAGRKWLRWRRDAYRREALVRLDTLEDLRELPELLKRVALSMPLPVEEQQRIPTLHGAEWQAFLQRHARGPIPDDLAQRLAQMAYGTASQDPQLLAQCKAWVEQHHVAA; from the coding sequence GTGAGCCGTCACGTGCCAAGCATCGAGCAACTCACGGAGTTGAGCTTGCCTGCGCCGGTCAGTTACTGGCCGCAGACCTGGGGCTGGGGCGTGTTGCTGGGCGTTGTGGTGCTGGCGTTGCTGGTGCTGGCAGGCCGCAAATGGTTGCGCTGGCGGCGTGATGCCTACCGGCGTGAAGCGCTGGTGCGGCTGGACACCTTGGAAGACCTGCGCGAGCTGCCCGAACTGCTCAAGCGCGTCGCGCTGTCGATGCCGCTCCCTGTGGAAGAACAGCAACGTATCCCGACCTTGCATGGCGCCGAGTGGCAAGCCTTCCTGCAACGCCACGCCAGAGGTCCGATTCCCGACGACCTCGCTCAACGGCTGGCCCAGATGGCCTACGGCACAGCGTCGCAGGACCCGCAACTGTTGGCCCAGTGCAAGGCCTGGGTGGAGCAACACCATGTGGCAGCTTGA